A window of the Alnus glutinosa chromosome 4, dhAlnGlut1.1, whole genome shotgun sequence genome harbors these coding sequences:
- the LOC133865545 gene encoding phosphatidate phosphatase PAH2 isoform X3 — MSPPTMHDFSRKAPKLSLSLEIAIDETIGQWPFYLEPVFLLPRGSCCFNLIKITYLWGQSDGLLEILCDWIVRFYYLAGLKMYAVERLSSYITRGVYTVSGPFHPFGGAVDIIVVEQQDGSFKSSPWYVRFGKFQGVLKAKERVVNICVNGVEAGFHMNLDHKGEAYFLREVDVEEGEIVPYSVSSGDETEGRFQNDRRSLKSKSYNFDANTSNSADKIDLLRNGKALARTTSRRPRILGLVFGRRRSMKEEGYQEGEGDDGVARADSLERAEIAANLLEVKWSTNLYKSRKGANKDVQITDGKGEVSSSEHGNVKNSLDQYVLHEQTGSHNEQMGESSLSGFENLQSFVEETRIEVACFSTPEQVTETSVAGESVLEGKCELMSTLSRKIDVGDTENDENTKVQDSIEHEGHPGKHIDEEQVFHVTNVLPGCGISQEESETDRVRSFIYCETSERSIVAMDVTSEQTRETMYLGSGELGEVHVHTEMLHSTTELLSEDTVTLQVAEDGDFQTDPVEDPVNHSQEMNPSRSFIHKCNVMDLEGPSIEPEVDTQMVSVGPTLGLDDKVVSQSICTISGFSNSAHQAQDKENNKDEEITSKFQPSLESIGDCVPIKAISTLSLGSSEEEQFLFSDLDEISEVQRMESIYPVHVDKESPSSSPEDIKEANRLVNERYDPSLLSEKSAQENPFIDLEGSIEKLRISSSPIIIPRSHKVSGEEVGRLVESLPNLWSHTVSPDAHDFCRPLSQSLDSSSKSLNSKLQSNDDSSYIKSDKDPQLALEQPNIEDTQITVEPINGLANSAVGDPSKSSVASRGGWRIWPFSFRKSRSKKGLQPVLKDVRNSDVENASESTMGMGEDKNVLKPKVVRKIVREMTPTSEQLASMNLKEGRNTVTFTFSTAMLGKQQVDARIYLWKWNTRIVISDVDGTITKSDVLGQFMPFVGVDWSQTGVAHLFSAIKENGYQLLFLSARAISQAYHTRQFLFNLKQDGKALPDGPVVISPDGLFPSLYREVIRRAPHEFKISCLEDIRALFPSDCNPFYAGFGNRDTDEFSYLKVGIPKGKVFIINPKGEVAVNRRVDTRSYGSLHALVHDMFPPMTSSEQEDFNSWNYWKLTPPVFHV; from the exons GTGGGGGCAATCAGACGGGCTCTTAGAAATTTTATGTGATTGGATTGTGAGATTTTATTACCTGGCGGGTTTAAAGATGTACGCGGTGGAGCGGCTAAGTAGCTACATCACCAGGGGGGTGTACACTGTCTCCGGTCCATTCCATCCATTTGGTGGGGCGGTGGATATAATTGTAGTTGAACAGCAAGATGGGAGCTTCAAGTCTTCGCCTTGGTATGTTCGGTTCGGGAAATTTCAAGGGGTTTTGAAGGCCAAGGAGAGGGTGGTCAACATTTGTGTCAATGGAGTCGAAGCTGGTTTCCACATGAATTTGGATCATAAAGGAGAAGCTTACTTTCTCAGGGAGGTAGATGTGGAAGAAGGGGAAATTGTACCATATTCTGTGTCCTCTGGGGATGAGACGGAAGGGCGGTTCCAGAATGATAGGCGGTCTTTGAAGTCCAAAAGTTACAATTTTGATGCTAATACGTCTAATTCAGCTGATAAGATTGATCTTTTGAGGAATGGGAAGGCTTTGGCAAGGACTACTTCCCGGCGGCCAAGGATACTTGGGCTTGTTTTTGGGCGGAGGAGGTCGATGAAGGAGGAAGGTTATCAGGAGGGAGAGGGTGATGATGGCGTGGCAAGGGCTGATTCATTGGAGCGTGCTGAGATTGCAGCCAACCTCTTGGAGGTTAAGTGGTCTACGAATCTTTATAAATCCCGGAAAGGTGCCAATAAAGATGTGCAGATTACTGATGGAAAAGGCGAGGTGAGCTCATCTGAGCATGGCAATGTGAAAAATAGTTTGGATCAATATGTGTTACACGAGCAAACTGGTTCCCACAATGAGCAAATGGGTGAAAGCTCTCTCTCTGGATTTGAAAATCTGCAGAGTTTTGTTGAGGAAACTAGAATAGAAGTTGCATGTTTTAGCACCCCAGAACAAGTTACTGAAACTTCTGTTGCAGGTGAAAGTGTTTTGGAAGGGAAATGTGAGTTGATGTCTACATTATCAAGAAAGATTGATGTGGGGGATACTGAAAATGATGAGAACACAAAAGTTCAAGATTCGATTGAGCATGAAGGACACCCTGGAAAGCATATTGATGAAGAACAGGTTTTCCATGTAACGAATGTTTTGCCAGGCTGTGGCATTTCCCAGGAGGAGAGTGAAACAGATAGAGTTCGCTCATTTATATATTGTGAAACATCCGAGAGATCAATAGTGGCAATGGATGTTACCAGTGAACAAACGCGTGAGACGATGTACCTTGGCAGTGGAGAACTCGGGGAAGTCCATGTTCATACTGAAATGCTGCATTCAACAACTGAACTGCTATCGGAG GATACAGTTACTCTTCAAGTTGCTGAGGATGGTGATTTTCAGACAGACCCAGTGGAGGATCCAGTGAATCATTCCCAGGAAATGAATCCTTCTCGTTCTTTCATACATAAATGCAATGTGATGGACCTTGAAGGGCCATCGATAGAACCAGAGGTCGATACCCAAATGGTCAGTGTGGGCCCGACACTTGGTTTAGATGACAAAGTAGTGTCACAGAGCATTTGCACCATTTCCGGTTTCAGCAACTCAGCTCATCAGGCTCAAGATAAGGAAAACAACAAGGATGAAGAAATCACAAGCAAGTTCCAACCTTCTTTGGAGTCTATTGGTGACTGTGTCCCGATAAAAGCAATAAGTACCCTGTCATTAGGGAGTTCAGAGGAAGAACAGTTTCTCTTCAGTGACCTTGATGAAATCAGTGAGGTGCAGCGCATGGAGTCAATATATCCAGTGCATGTGGATAAAGAAAGTCCCTCAAGTAGTCCTGAAGACATTAAAGAAGCAAATAGGTTAGTCAACGAAAGATATGACCCATCTTTGTTATCCGAAAAATCTGCTCAAGAGAATCCATTTATTGATCTTGAAGGCTCGATAGAAAAATTAAGGATATCATCAAGCCCCATCATCATACCTAGAAGTCATAAGGTTTCTGGTGAGGAAGTTGGGCGGCTGGTAGAATCATTGCCCAATTTGTGGTCTCACACCGTAAGTCCAGATGCACATGACTTTTGTCGTCCTCTCAGCCAATCACTGGATTCAAGTTCCAAATCCTTGAATTCAAAATTGCAGAGCAATGATGATTCAAGCTATATAAAGTCTGACAAAGATCCACAATTGGCACTGGAGCAGCCAAATATTGAGGATACACAGATTACAGTGGAGCCTATAAATGGTCTTGCCAATTCTGCAGTCG GAGATCCATCAAAATCCAGTGTTGCCTCAAGGGGAGGCTGGAGGATTTGGCCCTTTTCTTTCAGGAAATCAAGGTCCAAGAAGGGTTTGCAGCCAGTTCTGAAAGATGTCAGAAATTCTGATGTTGAGAATGCTTCAGAGAGCACGATGGGGATGGGTGAAGATAAAAATGTGCTTAAACCGAAGGTGGTGAGGAAGATTGTTAGGGAAATGACTCCAACATCTGAGCAACTAGCATCGATGAATCTAAAGGAAGGGAGGAACACAGTAACTTTCACATTCTCCACGGCGATGCTGGGGAAGCAGCAG GTTGATGCAAGAATATATTTGTGGAAATGGAACACTCGTATAGTAATCTCAGACGTGGATGGGACAATTACAAA ATCGGATGTTCTAGGTCAGTTCATGCCTTTCGTTGGGGTCGATTGGTCACAAACAGGCGTTGCACATTTATTTTCGGCCATTAAG GAAAATGGGTATCAATTGCTCTTTCTTAGTGCACGTGCAATTTCTCAGGCTTATCACACTAGACAATTTCTATTCAACCTTAAGCAG GATGGGAAGGCTTTACCGGATGGGCCTGTTGTTATTTCTCCTGATGgactttttccttctctttatcGAGAAG TAATCAGGAGGGCTCCTCATGAATTCAAGATCTCGTGCTTAGAG GATATCAGGGCATTGTTTCCTTCTGATTGCAATCCATTCTATGCTGGTTTTGGAAACAGAGATACTGATGAATTTAGCTACCTTAAGGTTGGAATCCCGAAAggaaaagtttttattattaatccGAAG GGTGAGGTTGCTGTAAACCGCCGTGTTGACACAAGATCATATGGTTCACTTCATGCTCTTGTGCATGACATGTTTCCACCTATGACCTCGTCTGAGCAG GAGGATTTCAATTCGTGGAATTACTGGAAGTTGACACCTCCTGTTTTCCATGTTTGA
- the LOC133865545 gene encoding phosphatidate phosphatase PAH2 isoform X1: MSPPTMHDFSRKAPKLSLSLEIAIDETIGQWPFYLEPVFLLPRGSCCFNLIKITYLWGQSDGLLEILCDWIVRFYYLAGLKMYAVERLSSYITRGVYTVSGPFHPFGGAVDIIVVEQQDGSFKSSPWYVRFGKFQGVLKAKERVVNICVNGVEAGFHMNLDHKGEAYFLREVDVEEGEIVPYSVSSGDETEGRFQNDRRSLKSKSYNFDANTSNSADKIDLLRNGKALARTTSRRPRILGLVFGRRRSMKEEGYQEGEGDDGVARADSLERAEIAANLLEVKWSTNLYKSRKGANKDVQITDGKGEVSSSEHGNVKNSLDQYVLHEQTGSHNEQMGESSLSGFENLQSFVEETRIEVACFSTPEQVTETSVAGESVLEGKCELMSTLSRKIDVGDTENDENTKVQDSIEHEGHPGKHIDEEQVFHVTNVLPGCGISQEESETDRVRSFIYCETSERSIVAMDVTSEQTRETMYLGSGELGEVHVHTEMLHSTTELLSEDTVTLQVAEDGDFQTDPVEDPVNHSQEMNPSRSFIHKCNVMDLEGPSIEPEVDTQMVSVGPTLGLDDKVVSQSICTISGFSNSAHQAQDKENNKDEEITSKFQPSLESIGDCVPIKAISTLSLGSSEEEQFLFSDLDEISEVQRMESIYPVHVDKESPSSSPEDIKEANRLVNERYDPSLLSEKSAQENPFIDLEGSIEKLRISSSPIIIPRSHKVSGEEVGRLVESLPNLWSHTVSPDAHDFCRPLSQSLDSSSKSLNSKLQSNDDSSYIKSDKDPQLALEQPNIEDTQITVEPINGLANSAVEISLCKHLLYEGMGADAASQAFDAEKLDVNRFTSLGPEVMKDDRLVVKIYGLYFPWDVAGPIVLGMVSFGSEQIFEPTGMIAVDKVEKSLTGDPSKSSVASRGGWRIWPFSFRKSRSKKGLQPVLKDVRNSDVENASESTMGMGEDKNVLKPKVVRKIVREMTPTSEQLASMNLKEGRNTVTFTFSTAMLGKQQVDARIYLWKWNTRIVISDVDGTITKSDVLGQFMPFVGVDWSQTGVAHLFSAIKENGYQLLFLSARAISQAYHTRQFLFNLKQDGKALPDGPVVISPDGLFPSLYREVIRRAPHEFKISCLEDIRALFPSDCNPFYAGFGNRDTDEFSYLKVGIPKGKVFIINPKGEVAVNRRVDTRSYGSLHALVHDMFPPMTSSEQEDFNSWNYWKLTPPVFHV; this comes from the exons GTGGGGGCAATCAGACGGGCTCTTAGAAATTTTATGTGATTGGATTGTGAGATTTTATTACCTGGCGGGTTTAAAGATGTACGCGGTGGAGCGGCTAAGTAGCTACATCACCAGGGGGGTGTACACTGTCTCCGGTCCATTCCATCCATTTGGTGGGGCGGTGGATATAATTGTAGTTGAACAGCAAGATGGGAGCTTCAAGTCTTCGCCTTGGTATGTTCGGTTCGGGAAATTTCAAGGGGTTTTGAAGGCCAAGGAGAGGGTGGTCAACATTTGTGTCAATGGAGTCGAAGCTGGTTTCCACATGAATTTGGATCATAAAGGAGAAGCTTACTTTCTCAGGGAGGTAGATGTGGAAGAAGGGGAAATTGTACCATATTCTGTGTCCTCTGGGGATGAGACGGAAGGGCGGTTCCAGAATGATAGGCGGTCTTTGAAGTCCAAAAGTTACAATTTTGATGCTAATACGTCTAATTCAGCTGATAAGATTGATCTTTTGAGGAATGGGAAGGCTTTGGCAAGGACTACTTCCCGGCGGCCAAGGATACTTGGGCTTGTTTTTGGGCGGAGGAGGTCGATGAAGGAGGAAGGTTATCAGGAGGGAGAGGGTGATGATGGCGTGGCAAGGGCTGATTCATTGGAGCGTGCTGAGATTGCAGCCAACCTCTTGGAGGTTAAGTGGTCTACGAATCTTTATAAATCCCGGAAAGGTGCCAATAAAGATGTGCAGATTACTGATGGAAAAGGCGAGGTGAGCTCATCTGAGCATGGCAATGTGAAAAATAGTTTGGATCAATATGTGTTACACGAGCAAACTGGTTCCCACAATGAGCAAATGGGTGAAAGCTCTCTCTCTGGATTTGAAAATCTGCAGAGTTTTGTTGAGGAAACTAGAATAGAAGTTGCATGTTTTAGCACCCCAGAACAAGTTACTGAAACTTCTGTTGCAGGTGAAAGTGTTTTGGAAGGGAAATGTGAGTTGATGTCTACATTATCAAGAAAGATTGATGTGGGGGATACTGAAAATGATGAGAACACAAAAGTTCAAGATTCGATTGAGCATGAAGGACACCCTGGAAAGCATATTGATGAAGAACAGGTTTTCCATGTAACGAATGTTTTGCCAGGCTGTGGCATTTCCCAGGAGGAGAGTGAAACAGATAGAGTTCGCTCATTTATATATTGTGAAACATCCGAGAGATCAATAGTGGCAATGGATGTTACCAGTGAACAAACGCGTGAGACGATGTACCTTGGCAGTGGAGAACTCGGGGAAGTCCATGTTCATACTGAAATGCTGCATTCAACAACTGAACTGCTATCGGAG GATACAGTTACTCTTCAAGTTGCTGAGGATGGTGATTTTCAGACAGACCCAGTGGAGGATCCAGTGAATCATTCCCAGGAAATGAATCCTTCTCGTTCTTTCATACATAAATGCAATGTGATGGACCTTGAAGGGCCATCGATAGAACCAGAGGTCGATACCCAAATGGTCAGTGTGGGCCCGACACTTGGTTTAGATGACAAAGTAGTGTCACAGAGCATTTGCACCATTTCCGGTTTCAGCAACTCAGCTCATCAGGCTCAAGATAAGGAAAACAACAAGGATGAAGAAATCACAAGCAAGTTCCAACCTTCTTTGGAGTCTATTGGTGACTGTGTCCCGATAAAAGCAATAAGTACCCTGTCATTAGGGAGTTCAGAGGAAGAACAGTTTCTCTTCAGTGACCTTGATGAAATCAGTGAGGTGCAGCGCATGGAGTCAATATATCCAGTGCATGTGGATAAAGAAAGTCCCTCAAGTAGTCCTGAAGACATTAAAGAAGCAAATAGGTTAGTCAACGAAAGATATGACCCATCTTTGTTATCCGAAAAATCTGCTCAAGAGAATCCATTTATTGATCTTGAAGGCTCGATAGAAAAATTAAGGATATCATCAAGCCCCATCATCATACCTAGAAGTCATAAGGTTTCTGGTGAGGAAGTTGGGCGGCTGGTAGAATCATTGCCCAATTTGTGGTCTCACACCGTAAGTCCAGATGCACATGACTTTTGTCGTCCTCTCAGCCAATCACTGGATTCAAGTTCCAAATCCTTGAATTCAAAATTGCAGAGCAATGATGATTCAAGCTATATAAAGTCTGACAAAGATCCACAATTGGCACTGGAGCAGCCAAATATTGAGGATACACAGATTACAGTGGAGCCTATAAATGGTCTTGCCAATTCTGCAGTCG AGATATCTCTTTGCAAGCACTTGTTATATGAAGGGATGGGGGCTGATGCAGCTTCTCAAGCATTTGATGCTGAAAAGTTGGATGTAAATAGATTTACCTCTCTAGGTCCTGAGGTTATGAAGGATGATAGGCTTGTTGTCAAAATTTATGGCCTTTATTTCCCATGGGATGTGGCTGGTCCTATTGTGTTAGGGATGGTCTCATTTGGAAGTGAACAAATATTTGAACCAACAGGCATGATAGCAGTTGACAAAGTTGAGAAATCTCTTACAGGAGATCCATCAAAATCCAGTGTTGCCTCAAGGGGAGGCTGGAGGATTTGGCCCTTTTCTTTCAGGAAATCAAGGTCCAAGAAGGGTTTGCAGCCAGTTCTGAAAGATGTCAGAAATTCTGATGTTGAGAATGCTTCAGAGAGCACGATGGGGATGGGTGAAGATAAAAATGTGCTTAAACCGAAGGTGGTGAGGAAGATTGTTAGGGAAATGACTCCAACATCTGAGCAACTAGCATCGATGAATCTAAAGGAAGGGAGGAACACAGTAACTTTCACATTCTCCACGGCGATGCTGGGGAAGCAGCAG GTTGATGCAAGAATATATTTGTGGAAATGGAACACTCGTATAGTAATCTCAGACGTGGATGGGACAATTACAAA ATCGGATGTTCTAGGTCAGTTCATGCCTTTCGTTGGGGTCGATTGGTCACAAACAGGCGTTGCACATTTATTTTCGGCCATTAAG GAAAATGGGTATCAATTGCTCTTTCTTAGTGCACGTGCAATTTCTCAGGCTTATCACACTAGACAATTTCTATTCAACCTTAAGCAG GATGGGAAGGCTTTACCGGATGGGCCTGTTGTTATTTCTCCTGATGgactttttccttctctttatcGAGAAG TAATCAGGAGGGCTCCTCATGAATTCAAGATCTCGTGCTTAGAG GATATCAGGGCATTGTTTCCTTCTGATTGCAATCCATTCTATGCTGGTTTTGGAAACAGAGATACTGATGAATTTAGCTACCTTAAGGTTGGAATCCCGAAAggaaaagtttttattattaatccGAAG GGTGAGGTTGCTGTAAACCGCCGTGTTGACACAAGATCATATGGTTCACTTCATGCTCTTGTGCATGACATGTTTCCACCTATGACCTCGTCTGAGCAG GAGGATTTCAATTCGTGGAATTACTGGAAGTTGACACCTCCTGTTTTCCATGTTTGA
- the LOC133865545 gene encoding phosphatidate phosphatase PAH2 isoform X2 produces the protein MYAVERLSSYITRGVYTVSGPFHPFGGAVDIIVVEQQDGSFKSSPWYVRFGKFQGVLKAKERVVNICVNGVEAGFHMNLDHKGEAYFLREVDVEEGEIVPYSVSSGDETEGRFQNDRRSLKSKSYNFDANTSNSADKIDLLRNGKALARTTSRRPRILGLVFGRRRSMKEEGYQEGEGDDGVARADSLERAEIAANLLEVKWSTNLYKSRKGANKDVQITDGKGEVSSSEHGNVKNSLDQYVLHEQTGSHNEQMGESSLSGFENLQSFVEETRIEVACFSTPEQVTETSVAGESVLEGKCELMSTLSRKIDVGDTENDENTKVQDSIEHEGHPGKHIDEEQVFHVTNVLPGCGISQEESETDRVRSFIYCETSERSIVAMDVTSEQTRETMYLGSGELGEVHVHTEMLHSTTELLSEDTVTLQVAEDGDFQTDPVEDPVNHSQEMNPSRSFIHKCNVMDLEGPSIEPEVDTQMVSVGPTLGLDDKVVSQSICTISGFSNSAHQAQDKENNKDEEITSKFQPSLESIGDCVPIKAISTLSLGSSEEEQFLFSDLDEISEVQRMESIYPVHVDKESPSSSPEDIKEANRLVNERYDPSLLSEKSAQENPFIDLEGSIEKLRISSSPIIIPRSHKVSGEEVGRLVESLPNLWSHTVSPDAHDFCRPLSQSLDSSSKSLNSKLQSNDDSSYIKSDKDPQLALEQPNIEDTQITVEPINGLANSAVEISLCKHLLYEGMGADAASQAFDAEKLDVNRFTSLGPEVMKDDRLVVKIYGLYFPWDVAGPIVLGMVSFGSEQIFEPTGMIAVDKVEKSLTGDPSKSSVASRGGWRIWPFSFRKSRSKKGLQPVLKDVRNSDVENASESTMGMGEDKNVLKPKVVRKIVREMTPTSEQLASMNLKEGRNTVTFTFSTAMLGKQQVDARIYLWKWNTRIVISDVDGTITKSDVLGQFMPFVGVDWSQTGVAHLFSAIKENGYQLLFLSARAISQAYHTRQFLFNLKQDGKALPDGPVVISPDGLFPSLYREVIRRAPHEFKISCLEDIRALFPSDCNPFYAGFGNRDTDEFSYLKVGIPKGKVFIINPKGEVAVNRRVDTRSYGSLHALVHDMFPPMTSSEQEDFNSWNYWKLTPPVFHV, from the exons ATGTACGCGGTGGAGCGGCTAAGTAGCTACATCACCAGGGGGGTGTACACTGTCTCCGGTCCATTCCATCCATTTGGTGGGGCGGTGGATATAATTGTAGTTGAACAGCAAGATGGGAGCTTCAAGTCTTCGCCTTGGTATGTTCGGTTCGGGAAATTTCAAGGGGTTTTGAAGGCCAAGGAGAGGGTGGTCAACATTTGTGTCAATGGAGTCGAAGCTGGTTTCCACATGAATTTGGATCATAAAGGAGAAGCTTACTTTCTCAGGGAGGTAGATGTGGAAGAAGGGGAAATTGTACCATATTCTGTGTCCTCTGGGGATGAGACGGAAGGGCGGTTCCAGAATGATAGGCGGTCTTTGAAGTCCAAAAGTTACAATTTTGATGCTAATACGTCTAATTCAGCTGATAAGATTGATCTTTTGAGGAATGGGAAGGCTTTGGCAAGGACTACTTCCCGGCGGCCAAGGATACTTGGGCTTGTTTTTGGGCGGAGGAGGTCGATGAAGGAGGAAGGTTATCAGGAGGGAGAGGGTGATGATGGCGTGGCAAGGGCTGATTCATTGGAGCGTGCTGAGATTGCAGCCAACCTCTTGGAGGTTAAGTGGTCTACGAATCTTTATAAATCCCGGAAAGGTGCCAATAAAGATGTGCAGATTACTGATGGAAAAGGCGAGGTGAGCTCATCTGAGCATGGCAATGTGAAAAATAGTTTGGATCAATATGTGTTACACGAGCAAACTGGTTCCCACAATGAGCAAATGGGTGAAAGCTCTCTCTCTGGATTTGAAAATCTGCAGAGTTTTGTTGAGGAAACTAGAATAGAAGTTGCATGTTTTAGCACCCCAGAACAAGTTACTGAAACTTCTGTTGCAGGTGAAAGTGTTTTGGAAGGGAAATGTGAGTTGATGTCTACATTATCAAGAAAGATTGATGTGGGGGATACTGAAAATGATGAGAACACAAAAGTTCAAGATTCGATTGAGCATGAAGGACACCCTGGAAAGCATATTGATGAAGAACAGGTTTTCCATGTAACGAATGTTTTGCCAGGCTGTGGCATTTCCCAGGAGGAGAGTGAAACAGATAGAGTTCGCTCATTTATATATTGTGAAACATCCGAGAGATCAATAGTGGCAATGGATGTTACCAGTGAACAAACGCGTGAGACGATGTACCTTGGCAGTGGAGAACTCGGGGAAGTCCATGTTCATACTGAAATGCTGCATTCAACAACTGAACTGCTATCGGAG GATACAGTTACTCTTCAAGTTGCTGAGGATGGTGATTTTCAGACAGACCCAGTGGAGGATCCAGTGAATCATTCCCAGGAAATGAATCCTTCTCGTTCTTTCATACATAAATGCAATGTGATGGACCTTGAAGGGCCATCGATAGAACCAGAGGTCGATACCCAAATGGTCAGTGTGGGCCCGACACTTGGTTTAGATGACAAAGTAGTGTCACAGAGCATTTGCACCATTTCCGGTTTCAGCAACTCAGCTCATCAGGCTCAAGATAAGGAAAACAACAAGGATGAAGAAATCACAAGCAAGTTCCAACCTTCTTTGGAGTCTATTGGTGACTGTGTCCCGATAAAAGCAATAAGTACCCTGTCATTAGGGAGTTCAGAGGAAGAACAGTTTCTCTTCAGTGACCTTGATGAAATCAGTGAGGTGCAGCGCATGGAGTCAATATATCCAGTGCATGTGGATAAAGAAAGTCCCTCAAGTAGTCCTGAAGACATTAAAGAAGCAAATAGGTTAGTCAACGAAAGATATGACCCATCTTTGTTATCCGAAAAATCTGCTCAAGAGAATCCATTTATTGATCTTGAAGGCTCGATAGAAAAATTAAGGATATCATCAAGCCCCATCATCATACCTAGAAGTCATAAGGTTTCTGGTGAGGAAGTTGGGCGGCTGGTAGAATCATTGCCCAATTTGTGGTCTCACACCGTAAGTCCAGATGCACATGACTTTTGTCGTCCTCTCAGCCAATCACTGGATTCAAGTTCCAAATCCTTGAATTCAAAATTGCAGAGCAATGATGATTCAAGCTATATAAAGTCTGACAAAGATCCACAATTGGCACTGGAGCAGCCAAATATTGAGGATACACAGATTACAGTGGAGCCTATAAATGGTCTTGCCAATTCTGCAGTCG AGATATCTCTTTGCAAGCACTTGTTATATGAAGGGATGGGGGCTGATGCAGCTTCTCAAGCATTTGATGCTGAAAAGTTGGATGTAAATAGATTTACCTCTCTAGGTCCTGAGGTTATGAAGGATGATAGGCTTGTTGTCAAAATTTATGGCCTTTATTTCCCATGGGATGTGGCTGGTCCTATTGTGTTAGGGATGGTCTCATTTGGAAGTGAACAAATATTTGAACCAACAGGCATGATAGCAGTTGACAAAGTTGAGAAATCTCTTACAGGAGATCCATCAAAATCCAGTGTTGCCTCAAGGGGAGGCTGGAGGATTTGGCCCTTTTCTTTCAGGAAATCAAGGTCCAAGAAGGGTTTGCAGCCAGTTCTGAAAGATGTCAGAAATTCTGATGTTGAGAATGCTTCAGAGAGCACGATGGGGATGGGTGAAGATAAAAATGTGCTTAAACCGAAGGTGGTGAGGAAGATTGTTAGGGAAATGACTCCAACATCTGAGCAACTAGCATCGATGAATCTAAAGGAAGGGAGGAACACAGTAACTTTCACATTCTCCACGGCGATGCTGGGGAAGCAGCAG GTTGATGCAAGAATATATTTGTGGAAATGGAACACTCGTATAGTAATCTCAGACGTGGATGGGACAATTACAAA ATCGGATGTTCTAGGTCAGTTCATGCCTTTCGTTGGGGTCGATTGGTCACAAACAGGCGTTGCACATTTATTTTCGGCCATTAAG GAAAATGGGTATCAATTGCTCTTTCTTAGTGCACGTGCAATTTCTCAGGCTTATCACACTAGACAATTTCTATTCAACCTTAAGCAG GATGGGAAGGCTTTACCGGATGGGCCTGTTGTTATTTCTCCTGATGgactttttccttctctttatcGAGAAG TAATCAGGAGGGCTCCTCATGAATTCAAGATCTCGTGCTTAGAG GATATCAGGGCATTGTTTCCTTCTGATTGCAATCCATTCTATGCTGGTTTTGGAAACAGAGATACTGATGAATTTAGCTACCTTAAGGTTGGAATCCCGAAAggaaaagtttttattattaatccGAAG GGTGAGGTTGCTGTAAACCGCCGTGTTGACACAAGATCATATGGTTCACTTCATGCTCTTGTGCATGACATGTTTCCACCTATGACCTCGTCTGAGCAG GAGGATTTCAATTCGTGGAATTACTGGAAGTTGACACCTCCTGTTTTCCATGTTTGA